ACGATTGGCCTGCAGCGGGGTGTCGAGAAATTTGACCCTATGAAAGGCTATCGCTTCTCTACCTATGCGTACTGGTGGATTCGCCAAGCCATGACCCGTGCGATCGCAGAACAAGAACGAACGATTCGCCTCCCCATCCATATCAATGAAAAGCTTAGTAAGATGCGCAAAGTGAAGCGCCAACTGTCTCAGACCCTGCACCGCGACCCTACCGTGGCGGAGCTGGCAGCAGAGATGGAGCTTACCCCTAAAAAAATTGAAGATTATCTCAACTATGCTCGTCGCTCCATTTCTTTGGATATGCAGATTGGTGACCAGAAAAATACGGAACTGTGGGAGTTACTAGAAGACCCCAACGAATCCCCTGATACCTATGCCACGGCATCTTCTTTACGGTCCGATTTGGCAAAACTACTCCAGGATCTCAGCCCTCAGCAGCGAGAAGTGATTACGTTGCGATACGGCCTGATTGACCAGAACCCCTTGACCTTAGCGAAGGTGGGAGAGCGTCTAAACGTCAGCCGGGAATGGGTCCGCCGAGTGGAGCGAGAAGCCTTTAAGGTTTTGCGATCGCAAAAAGTGATGCTGCAAGAATATATGGCTTGCTAAACCCCTTGTTCCAGTCTCAATCTGTGCATCAGCTACTCTTCGGTCTAAAAGAGTAGCTTTTTTTTGTGACAGGTTATGTAACAGAAATTTACATACCGGCAGTCTATGGTGTTAGTCGGGAACCTTAGGTTTTTGGTTTTACCAGGGAGATTGAGTGTTAAACAGAGCCGACTATATTATGCTGATTCATCCTTTTATTGATTTTTTCCGTATAAATATGTCTTTATCTCGAAATAGATTAGATTTACAGCTTTATAAGCCTATTTAATTTCTTTTTTGAGATCTATTAAGCCTGGATGAATTCAATACCACCAGTTTTAAATACTCGCAACTTTTGTTGACATTCTGTTACAAAACAATTAACATGGTTAACATAACGTTACACAAAAGAATTCACCATGTTTGCTCCCCTCGTCGTGCTAGCCCGCAACATTGTCGGTCAACCCAGATTTATCAAACTCCGGGGGAAAGCCATTGCCCTGCATTCAAAAGCGATTACCAATGTCTGTAATCAGATTGGTATTGATCGGAGTCGTCGTCAGGGTTGGATTCGACTAGCACGCGATAACGGCAAACGTCTTGGCTTGCTGGCCTAAAGGATGAGTCAGCGTGATGCCCATCTCCCTCCTAGAGCAGAGGCGCAATCACCAAACTGGCTTCATTCTTACAAAGAGCCGCATCCCTTTCTGTAACTCAGCGCTACAACCGTTCAAACTTCTACTTTTGGGTGGCTCATCTTCCGGGTAATTCAAGATTTTTCACTTGCTTGAACCATCCTGATCATTCTTTAACTAAGGACATTCTCATGCCTGTAAACGATAAACCTCGACGCCCACGGCCAAGCCTTCTCAGCTCGATTTTGCTGGTGCTGCCTTTGGTGTTAATAGTGGTCAATTTAGTCTTGACCTTTGGTAATGGTCCGCGCGTCTCTAAAGTGCCCTACAGCTTTTTCATCGAGCAAGTTCAGGATGAGCAGGTGGCTCGGGTCTCCGTTGGCCAAGACATCATTCGTTATCAGATGAAAGATATGGATGGAAACTCCGGGCAAGTTCAAGAAACCACCCCTATCTTCGACCTAGAACTCCCCAAACTTCTCGAATCCAAAGGCGTTGAATTCGCCGCTACCCCTCCTGCTGGAAATCGCTGGTTCACCACCTTACTGAGCTGGGTGATTCCTCCCGTGATCTTCGTTGCCATTTTTCAATTCTTTAGCCGTGGTGGCATGGGTGGCGGTGGTCCCCAAGGTGCCCTCTCCGTGACCAAGAACAAAGCCAAAGTCTACGTCGAAGGCGATGACAATAAAGTCACCTTTGATGATGTTGCTGGTGTCGAAGAATCCAAAGCCGAACTCGAAGAAATTGTTGAGTTCCTCCAGTCTCCCAAGCGCTTCACTGATATCGGAGCCAAAATTCCCAAAGGTGTCTTACTCGTAGGCCCTCCTGGAACCGGTAAAACTTTGATGGCCAAAGCTGTCGCCGGTGAAGCAGGGGTTGCCTTCTTCAGTATCTCGGGTTCAGAATTTGTAGAACTATTTGTCGGTACCGGTGCAGCCCGAGTCCGGGACTTGTTTGAACAAGCGAAGAAGAAAGCCCCCTGCATTATCTTTATTGACGAATTGGATGCCATTGGTAAATCTCGGTCTGGTGGAAATGGCTTCGTTGGTGGTAATGATGAGCGGGAACAAACTCTCAACCAACTCTTAACAGAAATGGATGGTTTTGGGGCAGGCGATGCCACGGTTATCGTCTTAGCTGCAACGAACCGTCCTGAAACTTTAGACCCTGCCCTATTACGTCCCGGTCGATTTGACCGTCAAGTACTGGTAGACCGTCCTGATCTCACAGGTCGTCTAGCTATCTTGGAAATCTATGCCAAGAAGGTGAAGCTCGGTGAGAATGTTGACCTCAAGGCTATGGCCACTCGTACTCCTGGGTTTGCAGGCGCTGACTTAGCCAACTTGGTTAATGAAGCGGCACTACTCGCTGCCCGACGAGGGAACAAGGTAGTGGAGACCCAAGACTTTGCGGAAGCAATTGAGCGAGTAGTAGCGGGTCTAGAGAAGAAGAGCCGCGTGCTCAACGAGAAAGAGAAGAAGATTGTGGCTTACCACGAAGTCGGCCATGCCTTAGTCGGAGCCAAGATGTCAGGTTCGGATCAAGTGGAGAAGATTTCCATTGTTCCTCGCGGTATGGCTGCACTAGGTTACACGTTGCAAGTGCCTACGGAAGATCGGTTCTTGTTGAATGAGGCTGAACTTCGAGGTCAGATTGCGACTCTACTGGGTGGACGAGCAGCTGAGGAAGTCATCTTCGGTAGTATCACGACGGGTGCTTCTAATGATTTACAAAGAGCGACGGATCTAGCGGAGCAGATGGTGACGTCCTACGGCATGAGCGAGGTGTTAGGACCCCTTGCTTATGACAAGGGTCAGCAGAATAATTTCCTCGGTGGGGGAATGAATGCTCGTCGTGCAGTCAGTGATGAGACGGCTAAGGAGATAGATAAGGAGGTTAAGGGTATTGTGGAGACGGCTCATCAAGAAGCGCTCACTATCCTCAAGGGAAATAAGGAGCTGTTGGAGATGATTTCTGAGCAGTTGCTGGAGAAGGAAGTGATTGAGGGAGATGGTCTCAGAGAAATGCTGGCTAAGGTGCATCCTGAAACCCATGTGCAGTCTGAGCAGCATGTTCAAGAGACTGAAGAGCCTCTAGCTGTCTAAAACGTTCCACTGATAAATTCCTTTGATTGCCCTCTGCACAGCAGAGGGCATTTTTTTTGCGCTTGAGCTGCTCAAGTTCTAGCTAAAATGGCATCGACTGCAGCTGCATTGAAGGGGAGCTGAAGAATTTGACCATTGAGAGCAAAGAAAGGTGTCCCGGTGATACCAAGTTGTTGGGCAAGGGCTAAGTCAGCATCGATTGCTTTTGTGGCGGCAACACTGTTGCGATCGCGATCAAACTGCGCCAGATCCAACTGCAGTTGCTGTGCAATATCGGTGTAGAGCTTGTCCCCTAATTCCTCTTGGCGGGCAAAGAGGGCATCATGATAAGACCAAAACTGCCCCTGTTGCTGAGCCGCCCAAGCGGCCTGAGCGGCGGGCAGGGCCTGATCGTGAATCGCCTGAAGAGGGAGATGTTTGTAAGTGAAAGTAAACTGGTCAGGATTTTGCTTTAAATAGGCTTGGACATCGTTTGCCGCTTGGGCACAAAACGGACATTGAAAATCGGAGAATTCTACCAATAGGTTGGGGTTATTCTGAGCGCCAGTAGTGGGTGAGTTGCCGACTAGAACATTAGCGTTAAGCTGCTGGATGGCAGCTTGCTGGGCTTGTTGCTGGGCCTGTTTTTGATTCTGTTGGTAAGTTTGCACCGATTCAATAATGACTTCGGGGTGATTACGAAGGATCTGGAGAACCTGCTCTTCTAGGTTGTCTACGGCTAAGCCTGGAGTGCTCCAACCAAGCCATAGGCAAAGACTCAGCAGTCCCATTGCTATGAATCGAAGTGATTGCATTGTGCCCCCTTCTATTGGTTTTAGAGAATAATAGCGTGATTTTTACCATTATCAGCAGTTGCACCTTGAGGCCCTTTGAGGCTGTGTGGGATGGAGTGTGCACTCAATGATCCAGAGAAACACCATCAATGAAGCGTAAAGGCTGTGAGTAGGTGTGTACACCTAAAATCTCTATAAATGAACGGTGTTTATGGGACTGAGAAAACTACGCAATTGCCTGCCTATCGCCTCAATGGAGAACAATGATTGTGCTCGTTGATAAGCTTGATAGGCGAATTGCAACCGCAAGGCATCATCCTCTAAAAGTTGGCCCATCGCGGCAGCCAGGGAATGAGGATCTTCGACGGGTACCACTACTCCACCTGGATCAGCACCGCTGATAACAGCTTCTGAAACACCTGGAACATCTGTAGCCACTACTGGTAATTGGCAAGCCATTGCCTCAATGAGAGCAACTGCAAATCCTTCATGGCGTGAGGGCAACACATACAGATCGGCAGCGACCAGATAGTTGCGAATCGTGGGCTTATCAAGGATGTATTCGTTGACCCAATGTATGTTGGCCATTTGTGTATCATCCAGTAACTGTTGCAGTGTGTCTGCATCGCTACCCGTACCCACCAGCAATAATTGCAAATCTCGGGTTGGATGATCTTGACACAGACATTGCCAGGCTTGTAGTAAGACATCTAATCCCTTGCGGTGTAGATCGACTCGTCCATGCCAAGCCACGACTTGAGCATCAGTCGCAATACCAAGATGTTGACGGATCGGAGAGTCTTCTCTGGTCGCCCATTGCTCTAAATTAAGGGGATTATAAATTTTGGCAATTTTTGCTTGGGGCACGTTGTAACAGGTCATGACTCGGTTGATTTCTTGCTGAGATCCAATAATGAGTCCTGAACACGCGCGTAACGTAGTCGGGCGGACATATCTTTCTAATTGGGTAATCTGAAAATCTCCTCCCTGAAAGCTAGCAAAAACAGGAATATTCAGCCTTTTACCGAGCCATATGCTGATATCAAAACGGGCATATTCATATTCTTGGCAAAGAAGGGCATTGCAATGTTCTTGCTGGATTACCTTTGCTAGTGATCGCCAGGGCGTTGCCAAATAGGGGACAAGATTTCGCAGGGCAATCCACCAAGGGGATTGATGCCCAAAAGTTGCTTGAGCCGTTAATCCATAGGGATTCACCATCTGGTGACGAATCGCTAGATAAACAGAAGGAGACGGCAATGTCCAAATGACAGCACCGGTAGGTTGATGGATAGAGCGCATGGGAGAGCGGACTTGCGCAGATATACAGATTAAAACACTATGAATGTTAACCTTCTGGAGGGCTTCAATGTAGCCAAATAGCCATCCCCCTGTCATGTCTCGTTGAAATGCTTTGAGAGAGATATCTAGCGGATCTAGAAAATCTTCAATCACATTCCCCCACGGTAAGAGGGCAATCGTTGACACGGATGTCATATTTTCTGCCAAGAAATGGCAGTTTCAGTACCCATGGCATGGGGTTGATGCGACCAGTAGCCTATCCAGGTGAGTGGACTTAAGATCCAACAAACCAATTGCCGTTGATAACCAGCCAGTTTGGAAAAAGAAATATCGTGACAGAAGACGGTCAGTGGGTTGATAAATGTCATCCAGTGACAACGAGACAGGGGAATAAGAGATTCCAACTCCGTCATAGAATATCCCTGTCGGACATGGCCCCATTCTGCCATCAGGTCTGTATCTTGAGGACAAATCATTTGCATCAATGGGTAATAGGGAAATCGCCAGTTTTCATTGGGCGTACTGATGAGTAGATAGCCGCTTGGCTTCAGCACTCTGATGGCTTCAGCGATTGCCTGTTGATGGTTGGGAATATGTTCTAACAGATCAAACATGGTCACAGCATCAAAGGAGCCATCCTTGAACGGAAGTTCTGTAGCATCTCCACAGATATAGGTCACACGTGCTTGTTGGTTACAAGCAGAATTGGCATAGTCAGGGTTGAAGTCAATGTTAGTAATCTGGGCAGTGGGGAAGAGCATAGCGCTTAGGCCACTTTCCCCTCCTCCCACTTCTAGAATCTTGGAATAATCGGCGTCTGGAGTGATCTGATAGATTGCTCTCATTTTCTCCCGATAGAAGAAGCCTAGCGTTAAGGGTTTCGGGAATGGATTATGCGCCAAGAAGTCGTGGAAATTCGCTTTAGACATAATGTAATCAATAACGGTTAGTCACTGAATCGATCGCTTCCTGGGGATGACGACGATCCAGATGTTGTGTCATCCATAGATAAGTAAAGGGTCCTAAACAACACCCTAGAAGTTCAGACCAGTAAGTGCTGTACTGCCTTTGAAACCCATTCCGAATCGCTCTGATCAGTAAGCGTAAATAGTTGAGGGGCAGTAGGCCAACTAGTCGCCAAAGATTGCCCCAATGTCGATGTTTTTCGAACTGGATCAGCAAGGCGACAACGTGGCCTTGCATATAAGCCTGCATTTGCTGTTGGAGACCTGCAAAGGCTCGTCGATGAGAATGGTAAACGACGGCAGTCGGCAGATAGCGACAGTGCCCACCATGAGCGAGGATCCGATACCACATTTCCGAATCCTCGCTGCACCCAGCCGCACCTGCCCCCAATCGAAGATCAAAGCCTCCAAGCTGGTTGAAAATGTCTCGCCGGAACGCCATATTCGCACCAGCACCGATATCCCAAACCGGCACAGCAGTGGCCTGATGTTGCCTAAAGAACTGCGTTTCAAAGGTGATCGGTTGATAGCCATTGTTGAGATAGCCGTAGGATAGTTCAAAAAGGCCCTGAGCATCTGTTTCTAACTCTTTGGGCAACACAATTCCAGTGACAGCCATGATCTCTGGTGAAGAGAAACCCGCACAAAGCTGCTGAAGCCAGAGGGGATGAACACAAACATCATCATCTGTAAATACAACAATGTCTCCCTGACTATGTTGAATACCCGTATTGCGAGCATGGCTCAGGCCCGGTTGTGGTTCAAGTAGATAGTGAACCCCTTCAAATTGTTGGATCAATGTCTGAGTACTGTCATCTTGAGGTGCATTATC
The Acaryochloris marina S15 genome window above contains:
- a CDS encoding class I SAM-dependent methyltransferase; protein product: MSKANFHDFLAHNPFPKPLTLGFFYREKMRAIYQITPDADYSKILEVGGGESGLSAMLFPTAQITNIDFNPDYANSACNQQARVTYICGDATELPFKDGSFDAVTMFDLLEHIPNHQQAIAEAIRVLKPSGYLLISTPNENWRFPYYPLMQMICPQDTDLMAEWGHVRQGYSMTELESLIPLSRCHWMTFINPLTVFCHDISFSKLAGYQRQLVCWILSPLTWIGYWSHQPHAMGTETAISWQKI
- a CDS encoding RNA polymerase sigma factor, RpoD/SigA family; protein product: MKNSFVSKDSITTYLREISRFPLLNHEQEVIFGKQVQRLTTLQELKQELQDHLDREPTQKEWAKKAQVSVAQLQKELKVGNKANRKMVESNLRLVVSIAKKYNKAKVEFLDLIQEGTIGLQRGVEKFDPMKGYRFSTYAYWWIRQAMTRAIAEQERTIRLPIHINEKLSKMRKVKRQLSQTLHRDPTVAELAAEMELTPKKIEDYLNYARRSISLDMQIGDQKNTELWELLEDPNESPDTYATASSLRSDLAKLLQDLSPQQREVITLRYGLIDQNPLTLAKVGERLNVSREWVRRVEREAFKVLRSQKVMLQEYMAC
- a CDS encoding glycosyltransferase family 2 protein, producing MAYDIIHIDLSHPLPQLRAISRSLYLIFWWHHLPLGYATVTPEELPLSDAALATLAAQTIQSTVRSYLKTSSCELTLTHVSDLVAPLDDIIPSPAHSDLSVSLIICTRDRPEYLKRCLQSLQQLTSAANEIIVVDNAPQDDSTQTLIQQFEGVHYLLEPQPGLSHARNTGIQHSQGDIVVFTDDDVCVHPLWLQQLCAGFSSPEIMAVTGIVLPKELETDAQGLFELSYGYLNNGYQPITFETQFFRQHQATAVPVWDIGAGANMAFRRDIFNQLGGFDLRLGAGAAGCSEDSEMWYRILAHGGHCRYLPTAVVYHSHRRAFAGLQQQMQAYMQGHVVALLIQFEKHRHWGNLWRLVGLLPLNYLRLLIRAIRNGFQRQYSTYWSELLGCCLGPFTYLWMTQHLDRRHPQEAIDSVTNRY
- a CDS encoding DsbA family protein, whose amino-acid sequence is MQSLRFIAMGLLSLCLWLGWSTPGLAVDNLEEQVLQILRNHPEVIIESVQTYQQNQKQAQQQAQQAAIQQLNANVLVGNSPTTGAQNNPNLLVEFSDFQCPFCAQAANDVQAYLKQNPDQFTFTYKHLPLQAIHDQALPAAQAAWAAQQQGQFWSYHDALFARQEELGDKLYTDIAQQLQLDLAQFDRDRNSVAATKAIDADLALAQQLGITGTPFFALNGQILQLPFNAAAVDAILART
- a CDS encoding electron transporter, which gives rise to MFAPLVVLARNIVGQPRFIKLRGKAIALHSKAITNVCNQIGIDRSRRQGWIRLARDNGKRLGLLA
- a CDS encoding glycosyltransferase family 4 protein; amino-acid sequence: MTSVSTIALLPWGNVIEDFLDPLDISLKAFQRDMTGGWLFGYIEALQKVNIHSVLICISAQVRSPMRSIHQPTGAVIWTLPSPSVYLAIRHQMVNPYGLTAQATFGHQSPWWIALRNLVPYLATPWRSLAKVIQQEHCNALLCQEYEYARFDISIWLGKRLNIPVFASFQGGDFQITQLERYVRPTTLRACSGLIIGSQQEINRVMTCYNVPQAKIAKIYNPLNLEQWATREDSPIRQHLGIATDAQVVAWHGRVDLHRKGLDVLLQAWQCLCQDHPTRDLQLLLVGTGSDADTLQQLLDDTQMANIHWVNEYILDKPTIRNYLVAADLYVLPSRHEGFAVALIEAMACQLPVVATDVPGVSEAVISGADPGGVVVPVEDPHSLAAAMGQLLEDDALRLQFAYQAYQRAQSLFSIEAIGRQLRSFLSPINTVHL
- the ftsH4 gene encoding ATP-dependent zinc metalloprotease FtsH4, with the protein product MPVNDKPRRPRPSLLSSILLVLPLVLIVVNLVLTFGNGPRVSKVPYSFFIEQVQDEQVARVSVGQDIIRYQMKDMDGNSGQVQETTPIFDLELPKLLESKGVEFAATPPAGNRWFTTLLSWVIPPVIFVAIFQFFSRGGMGGGGPQGALSVTKNKAKVYVEGDDNKVTFDDVAGVEESKAELEEIVEFLQSPKRFTDIGAKIPKGVLLVGPPGTGKTLMAKAVAGEAGVAFFSISGSEFVELFVGTGAARVRDLFEQAKKKAPCIIFIDELDAIGKSRSGGNGFVGGNDEREQTLNQLLTEMDGFGAGDATVIVLAATNRPETLDPALLRPGRFDRQVLVDRPDLTGRLAILEIYAKKVKLGENVDLKAMATRTPGFAGADLANLVNEAALLAARRGNKVVETQDFAEAIERVVAGLEKKSRVLNEKEKKIVAYHEVGHALVGAKMSGSDQVEKISIVPRGMAALGYTLQVPTEDRFLLNEAELRGQIATLLGGRAAEEVIFGSITTGASNDLQRATDLAEQMVTSYGMSEVLGPLAYDKGQQNNFLGGGMNARRAVSDETAKEIDKEVKGIVETAHQEALTILKGNKELLEMISEQLLEKEVIEGDGLREMLAKVHPETHVQSEQHVQETEEPLAV